The bacterium Unc6 genome includes a window with the following:
- a CDS encoding site-specific tyrosine recombinase XerD yields the protein MYEQVGIFLNYMEIEKGLSKNTVYSYFLDLKKYIEFLNKQNLHSFKSVKRENIVDFLMELKQKKNAAPTTISRRLVAIKMLHRFLAREKIIENDITSVLEHPKLWKKLPDVLKVEEIEKILNILKTDKPIGIRNRAILEVMYASGLRVSEVSYLKLEDVNLSVGFIKCIGKGRKERIVPIGRIASEWIKKYIEEARNKLNPENEESYLFLSYQGKRLSRISIWQMVKDTAKQAGLFKKVKPHTFRHSFATHLLERGADLRIVQELLGHSSISTTQIYTHVEKDRLKEVHRKFHPRENPSPC from the coding sequence ATGTATGAACAGGTCGGTATTTTTTTAAATTATATGGAGATAGAAAAAGGGCTTTCAAAAAATACGGTTTATTCATATTTTTTAGACCTTAAAAAATATATTGAATTTCTAAATAAGCAAAATTTACATTCTTTTAAGTCTGTTAAAAGGGAAAATATTGTAGATTTTTTAATGGAATTAAAACAAAAGAAGAATGCTGCCCCCACTACCATATCAAGAAGGCTTGTTGCAATAAAGATGCTTCACAGGTTTCTTGCAAGAGAAAAAATTATTGAAAACGATATAACAAGTGTGCTTGAACACCCAAAGCTTTGGAAAAAACTTCCCGATGTGCTGAAGGTAGAAGAAATAGAAAAAATATTAAACATTTTAAAGACTGATAAGCCCATTGGTATAAGAAACAGGGCAATACTTGAGGTTATGTATGCCTCGGGATTAAGAGTTTCAGAGGTTTCATACTTAAAATTGGAAGATGTGAATTTAAGTGTTGGCTTTATAAAATGTATTGGAAAAGGAAGAAAAGAAAGGATTGTTCCTATCGGCAGGATTGCATCCGAATGGATTAAAAAATACATAGAAGAAGCAAGAAACAAGCTAAATCCTGAAAATGAAGAATCTTACCTCTTCCTGTCATATCAGGGGAAAAGACTTTCAAGAATAAGCATATGGCAGATGGTCAAAGATACGGCAAAACAGGCTGGGCTTTTTAAAAAAGTAAAACCCCATACATTCAGACACTCATTTGCAACACATCTTCTTGAAAGGGGGGCAGATTTAAGAATTGTTCAAGAACTTCTGGGACATTCAAGCATATCAACAACACAGATTTATACACATGTAGAAAAAGACAGGTTAAAAGAGGTCCACAGGAAGTTTCATCCCCGGGAAAATCCCTCTCCCTGCTAA
- a CDS encoding ferredoxin, whose amino-acid sequence MRVMVDKDTCTGCGLCADACPDVFSMTDDVAVAISSSIPEDFQECCKQAAEDCPVSAITVEG is encoded by the coding sequence GTGAGAGTAATGGTTGACAAAGATACATGCACAGGATGCGGGCTTTGTGCAGATGCCTGCCCCGATGTTTTCTCAATGACTGATGATGTTGCGGTTGCAATATCCTCAAGTATACCTGAAGATTTTCAGGAGTGTTGCAAACAGGCGGCTGAAGACTGTCCTGTAAGTGCCATAACAGTTGAAGGGTGA
- a CDS encoding ribosome silencing factor, which yields MTGRFFPKKVKIFIDILLGKKAENMMLLDLRKYNGFTDWFLIATSQNIKHSQSLAELINKEAGTKGYKVRNIEGKGDGKWVVMDYNDIIIHIFIQETRMLYSLDRIWSGAGVYKEPWTFME from the coding sequence ATGACCGGAAGATTTTTTCCGAAAAAGGTAAAAATATTTATAGATATTCTTCTTGGAAAAAAAGCAGAAAATATGATGCTGCTTGATTTGAGAAAATATAACGGTTTTACCGATTGGTTTTTAATTGCAACATCGCAAAATATAAAACATAGCCAATCCCTTGCAGAACTCATAAATAAAGAAGCGGGCACAAAAGGATATAAGGTCAGAAACATAGAAGGCAAAGGGGATGGGAAGTGGGTGGTAATGGATTATAACGATATTATAATCCATATATTTATTCAAGAAACAAGGATGCTTTATTCGCTTGACAGAATATGGTCAGGAGCAGGTGTGTATAAAGAGCCCTGGACATTCATGGAGTAA
- a CDS encoding pyridoxine 5'-phosphate synthase yields the protein MPKLGVNIDHIATIRQARKTFEPDPVFACMLAVLGGADVITVHLREDRRHIQDRDVRIIREIVPVKFNLEMSLSKDIMEIACEIKPEQATLVPEKRQEITTEGGLNVVTEFSSLEESIKILKNKGIAVSLFIDPDPIQIEYAKKSGADFIEIHTGKYANAKGEEAKKEAITIEKAVNQGLETGLCVNAGHGLTYYNVKRIAFIKGIQELHIGHSIISRAVFVGIENAVREMKEAICY from the coding sequence ATGCCAAAACTCGGTGTAAATATTGACCATATTGCAACGATTCGTCAAGCAAGAAAGACATTTGAACCAGACCCTGTTTTTGCCTGTATGCTTGCGGTGCTTGGCGGGGCTGATGTTATTACTGTTCATTTAAGAGAAGACAGAAGGCATATACAAGATAGAGATGTAAGGATTATCAGAGAAATTGTTCCAGTTAAGTTCAATCTTGAGATGTCTCTATCAAAGGATATTATGGAGATTGCTTGTGAAATTAAACCCGAACAGGCAACCCTTGTTCCTGAAAAAAGACAGGAGATAACAACAGAGGGTGGATTAAATGTTGTTACCGAATTTTCAAGTTTAGAGGAATCTATTAAAATACTCAAAAACAAAGGTATCGCTGTTAGTCTATTTATAGACCCAGACCCTATACAGATAGAATACGCAAAAAAATCTGGCGCCGATTTTATTGAAATACACACAGGAAAGTATGCAAATGCTAAGGGTGAAGAGGCTAAAAAAGAAGCAATTACCATTGAAAAAGCGGTTAATCAGGGATTGGAAACGGGGCTTTGTGTAAATGCAGGACACGGACTTACATACTATAATGTTAAAAGGATTGCATTTATAAAAGGTATTCAGGAACTTCACATAGGACATTCAATAATCTCCCGCGCAGTATTTGTTGGGATAGAAAATGCTGTAAGGGAAATGAAAGAGGCAATATGTTATTAG